DNA from Branchiostoma floridae strain S238N-H82 chromosome 15, Bfl_VNyyK, whole genome shotgun sequence:
GCGGCTTCAGCAGTTCGGCCTTCCCACAGGCGGATCTGGACAGCAACTACTGCAGGAACCCGGATGGAGACGTCTTTCCGTGGTGCTTTTACGAAGTCCCTAGCGGCTTTGATGCGAACTGCACCAACTGGCACTACTGCGACGTGCAACCATGCGGCGGTAACGTTCCTTTTTACTCTcttcaaaatgaaaattttcgTAGCAAAGAATGCATGTCCAATGGCCGGTTACGATGACGTTTTCACGTCATGACGACacaaaaaatgcatttacatgaCATGCGCTACTCTCAGGATTGTATTTCTGACGATCAGCACTACATTAAAGTCATGATAGATTTTAATTTAATGAATAAAGCCTTAAAGGCGATGTGGGTAAAAAGAATCGTAACAGATACTCGTAAGGAAAAAGAAtacttgtttaaaaaatggGGAGGTTTCCTCATATTCCAGTGTAATTATTCTACAAAGTTGTTAGACACTTCTCACCTGTCAATGTTTTATAAAGATGTTATAACTGCATGGGAGGAAGTAACTAATTACGAAccagagacacacagacaaatttgTTCACAGGTACTATGGAATAATAGATTTATTATAGTAGAGGATGacacattatgttacaaactctGGATTGATGCCGGCATTATTTATCTGAATGACTTGCTGTATGACGATGGAACATTTATTACTAATGAAGATTTACACAATCTGTATGGTTTGGATATGGACTCGtatcaaatattgaaatacaaCTGCCTTAAAGTAGCCATACCACGGACNNNNNNNNNNNNNNNNNNNNNNNNNNNNNNNNNNNNNNNNNNNNNNNNNNNNNNNNNNNNNNNNNNNNNNNNNNNNNNNNNNNNNNNNNNNNNNNNNNNNTAGCTAAATATAGCCTATACATCTGCTTTGTTAATGATATCAAACCCAGTATCCGACATTTCCTTTTACAACTAAAATTccgaacatacaacatgtaagatGAAAGGTCCTTCTCTGTCTGTATCCGTCCAAGTTGTGGCACTTGTCCTTTGTatgtctttgtaatgtttattgaaataaaaaaaaataaaaaataaaaaaaaagtcatgataGACCTGCATTTGCGGGCAGCCATAACTATgttccaaaacaaacaaaatacccCCGCCCCTGAGGAGGCGCCAAAAATTATAGATTATGCGCGTTTGATCTGACAGAGGCTGTAATTGCTTTTAACATTTAGAAATCTACgtcgatggaggttagacaCTTAGGTAATAATTCCGACCTCTTCGGTGTCGTTGAAGGATAGTGGATaatatctgaaacgtctggccgtttccaaaatcataattgTCGTAACTTGATACCATTACTTTCATCTCTATGATATTCACTTATGGTTTGGTTGTATAGATTCTATTATTGTTGTTACTGCTATTcgcccattcctcattaactgggaaaattggaggtagaaaattgtaaaaaataaagttgtccaaaacgcttacctgctggtatgaacttgttaccacttatatcgactatcttttgctatttttgtctggtgctaacacgcttaattttggagatatttgattttcagtaggccatgtcatctttcctacaatttcgtaataaagagcatattactacacagagaaatgttccagcaagtaatagtggattaacaacagccaaattagcgaattttccaacccaaaaccttcaaactacacgccaatgagaaatatttaaccgccgtatcatttgtttcggaataatcatcaaaattacaagctatcaagtttgctacatttgtataaaagtaaataaatgatatgttttttttctgatatgaagacaaaccgtttaatactccttaattttcaccctgtaggatgggataagagcgatagaatatatttatgaaaatggttggaagcaggcgatatctattctacaggtaaatgccaatgaactgtggtaacgtaaattacagaatctctaacatttggaggaaagccgaatagtgtacatactggctctatttgaactgatcaggtcatgttcgtctataatgctggacctcttatcttcatgttgctaactcagagtagcaaagaagtgtatctttgttatccggaatacccgtataatcttgttcgtcctgtacccacccggtctctgcggaaagacacccaagatatgcaaggtctcttTCTTGGCGGGGcctatttaaatacatgctaagtaacaaaggattcacgcaatcacacgctctaggtcagaaccgcttcgtcctcgcgtccttcaatcaagtctttgggaatagcaggacatgatgcgatggcaacatgcaccagatggactgggcctttctagcacaagctttcgatattggaaagacaacaaactgaacaccagttatcgcacttcttataaaacattttttaatgtcagcCTGAGatgtcaggacaatctttgttcgtggaacaaacacaatgtcacattcaatacagaatgaatgtgctacctaacaaaatgtccatccacacaccttatatcgtgtggtttaataataccggcagaaagaactgtgtaatatgtgtataacaaggcttttgttgatgagcaaggctataaacaacagtgaattttccaaaagagagctgcatgtgtaaaggcagtctgttctacagttatcctggcagcctgtccctttatactaatgccacatgattacatgacaagcctgacgttatatagatcttgactttatagagtgggattggtttcacaaatagctttctgccttgaaccatgtgtctgtccatgtaaaacaattctgtgcatcaattctgtgcagtcacgactggttgaaagagtagtttgcttctaattaacaagatttccaacctaaacaagcaaaggtgaaaacttcggaacatctaatgatagtgaagtcttaacttaagttagctattaacttctgcagccc
Protein-coding regions in this window:
- the LOC118432250 gene encoding plasminogen-like, yielding MARMVLGPVLMATLVTVTSSKDCLEGTGVSYRGSLTVTWSGASCLYWDSPDVEDCGFSSSAFPQADLDSNYCRNPDGDVFPWCFYEVPSGFDANCTNWHYCDVQPCGGTME